Genomic window (Rhododendron vialii isolate Sample 1 chromosome 4a, ASM3025357v1):
GTTTTCCACCATAGTCCGTTACGGGTCTCACTAagcatttttttgttataatctgaaccgttaatcTTGTAGAGCTTGCAAATAGTATATGTGTGCAAAAATGAGCTTCGTCGAACATCAataggtatattaaaaattaaatttcgattTAGGAAATGGTCAGTCATAAAcaatttaacttcaaaatctgTAAGGGCAAAATATTTATGATTGTTAATGGCATGCGTCAAAACACATTCGTCCATGTAATTgcgattatttatttatcaagttgtaatttatttatttttatttttagagtgTCTGTTTTAGGACgtggaagaaaatcaagaaaatatatGTATTTCCATTTTGAGAGGTCGGAAATTAGGCTTAACTCAAGGGATTCGGCATCTCCAAGGGCttggaagattttatttataaaaggaCATGTGGACACAAACAAGAGGACATACATATGGAGGTGCTTTCATCTCTAGTGGTCTGTAACgaaaaaaaagaacgaaaaaaattagaaaaggacGCAGCCATATTATATTACATGGAGGAGggttctttgtttattttgaatCTTGGAGTATAATGAGATCAATGGATCATTGAGTGTACAAGACATCTCCAAGAGGTTTCAGTATCTACTTCAACAATAATCAATCTATGAAGAAAAGCCCTAGGAAGATTTCTAGGCAAGTTCAAGTCCTTCGGTGGATTCCGAGAGGCAAACGGAAGGCTCGTGGATTCGAGATAGCGGTGATCAAGCATTTAGAGAGGTGTGCGTGGATTCCGAAAGAGCGTCTAGGTTTAGGTTTGTGGAGTTCAAACTTATCGTAAGAGTTCTTGTAACATCGTGTTTAGTAGTGCTTGATTTTTTCCTGTGGTTTTTACCCTTTCAGGGATTtttcacgtatatcttgtgttgtGGTTTGCTCATTGATTTGCATATCTCGTACGCACATGCACTCATGATTTAACTTGTTTAATTTGGGAATAGATATATTCTTAGAAGTAATTAATCCATAGTCGCAAAATTTAATCCGTATTGAAATACGATTTTTAATTACGACCCACCATtttgtaaaccaaaattcaagttttgatatactatcgatatccaatcaacccgatttttttttcatgggtaTACTATTCTATGTACTctataagatgaacggtttggattgtAACAAAAAAATGTCTTGTAGGGCCCACATGCGGTGGTTGAAACCATGGGGTTTCCAACTATGGTGGATAGAATTtaccctctttcttttttcccttgtagCATTGCTCATCTAttgggctggctcccacatcgggagtttgggtttgtgtgtgtgtttaaagggttcactctacctctccctagtcagcaattgcctaggtgagtttggtaggtgaaattatcCTCTTGCCCtcttaaaaaaaactatgatGGTTAACTTCCATGTACTACCCCAATACATATAAAAAGCTTCCTTCTAGTACATAAACAATTAGAcatttcttctttatttaatttagtCCTTAATTAGGTCACATATTAACTAGGATTTTTTCGAACTCCAGTACTAGGAACAAGAATTGCATACAAGAGCTGGTTCCAAGTATCAGGAACACCACCAAGGCACCAATGGCTGCAGTCATTTCCCTTCTCACCACCACTTCCATAAACAGATGGGTGCCCATCTTTTCTCAGCTGCGATAGAGTTGTTACGTCCAGCAAAGTGACCGGACTCGACATTTTCCCCAGCACTTCCTTCACCACCGCTGCCGCCGCTGGCCTTCCACCGGGGTAGGATGGGCCGCTCAGCGGTTGGTTTTGCCCTTCGCACGTTGACTTGGACTGGTTCCACTCCTTGCCACTGCTCAAAACGACATGGATCTGAGggaatgaaatgaaatgaaattattCGAGTTGTAATCTGTACTTgctccgtcccaaattgctggATTTTTTTTACGGGACGGGAGACTTACTCGTAATGGGTGGGTGAAATGCCTTGGAAGAACACTTTTGTGGTGGAAGGATTAATGTTGGAGTCCACCCAATTTGTCCATGTTGTTAATCCCTTCTTGAAGGCAACCAAACGATCCATGTCTTTGTATGTTGTGTTCCCTTCTTCAATGTAATCCCACCTGacatgaaaaccaaacaaatcagACATATATATGCACAATTTTGTTAGGAAATGAATGAGGCCTAGTACTGTAAATTTGTAATAGCAATTGACAATTATTTCGTTCTTTTGTTATGGGTTCAAGttacaaaaatcaaatctcTCCTTGTTAAAACCTTAGAATTTATAAGGCTAGATACATTGGAATCCTAAGTAGGACTACAAACGAGTCGAATCGAGCTGAGCTACACTTCAACTCATAAGAACTGGAGTATATAAGCTCATAAGAATTGCACTTATGAGGTTATAATACACTTCAGGTTCGCGAGTTTAATCAAGCTGAATATTGTTAGGTTTTGGTTCAACTACTTCACTAAACAATTCTAAAATCGAGGCTaagattcggttcgtttacataCGAGTTGAATTTAAATGAGTCTTTACCGAGTCGAGCCTATAACAGTTCATGAACAATTTGGTCCTTAATTCTAAGTAATCCATATAATTTAACATCATGTGAGTGTGACCCAATCTCAAATatcaaatcctttttttttttgtttcggcTGTATGGGTTGTCCGGGCCAACTATGTGCACCTTGACTATTCCCTCATCCGGTCCAACCAAAGGCTGACCATCCACGCCGGGACTAGGAAATTCATAAGGAATTTCTCTCTTGCAGCCTAATTACAAGAGGTTGCAAAGTTTTGAACTCAAGATATCTGAGTTACAGTTCATCCCTGTTGTCACTTGAGCTACCCCGCGGAGTTCACAAATCGCATATACTTgattttcaccattttggtaCTTCTCTGAATATTTACTTCTGTCATGTGTAGTATTTTCTTCGTGTTTTCAAATGATCgattagtaaaatattttgggTGGAGGATAGGATAGGACTCACGGTTGTTTACTTCCCTTGTGGAGCCACCAGTGCCAGGTATTAAAGATGAGCATGTCCACCCCTTTCCATGAATCTCCATTTGTGATGGAGTCAAGCTTTAACACTCTTCCTATCTTTTCCTCTACCAGATCAACCAGAAATGCATTACGGGATAATATCACTGAGACGTTATACTCCTGGAAATTGAAAACaccagaaaaaataaaataaaaattggtcaGGGTTAGGGATGGAGCCAGTACTTATACTCGAGACTAGGCCAAATATTATGAAAGATACGTTATACTTTACAAGCCGATATTAtcaatctattctaatatatgtAAAGGAGGAGCACCACTTTGGTCTCACCCTTTTTTGTGAAGCTGTATGGGCTTCCTCTAACACCCAAAAATGCTTTATTAAATAAGTGATTTTACAATACCGCCTCCTCAAGCTTGTGTGTAAAATATTTGGGGACGAAAACAGCAAAACCACGCTATTAACCGCCGAACCCACGTCTAGGAAACTCCTGCTCCCTAGgactgtaaatgaaccgagctgtTTGTAAACTGTTCGAGGCTCAATTCGATAAAGGCTCGTTGGAGTTTGATTGTTGTACCCTTCCCcttaaagcatttttttttcttctataaaAGCCAAACTTCATGGGTAGTATCGATCGGGGAAATGTAATCGGTGATACGCCGTATATCGGCCGCTATTGAAACGTATCAGCCGATACACAAGTAAATAACGATATCAGATGTCCGAAATTCCATTATGTAATGGCCGCTATGGTAGTAATTTATTATATTGTACCAAAATCGCAGAATCAAACATAGCAGGAAAATTTACTAAACACACGAACTATTTATAGCGTTATTTACTGACAAAAGCAACAATAGATAGACTTTTATAGAATGAGTAGCTGAGTTTAATATTAACTAAAGACCGGAGTACACGCGATCGATCCATGTGCAACTCGATTTTTGCATATTTTGACAAATTGGATCAAACGACAAGCGGGAAGCTATTTggcatattttttcaaaatttgacttgTACACGTATCGTGTGCACCTCAGCCTTTAGTAGAATGAAAATGCTGCTAGAAGAGTGCTAGAGATTAAAACATAAAGAGACAAAAATGATTAGAATTGAAGACCCAACCGTCAAGGTAAACGTGGAGACGCCCTCTTTCCGCCCAACAAAGAAGTTTGATTTGGGAACTGCGTCATGTAACATGCATTTTAGTGATTCCCATTGATTGAGGCTAAGAGAGTCCCCTACGAACATTATTTTCTTCCCATTAAACCTCCTCAAGAATTCCTGCCCATGGAATCTGCACCACCATTTACATATACCAGACGTCAGaaatgagatcttttgaacggtaataacaattgttaaaaaatttaattacttttggttttggaaaaagacaGGAATGGAGCCAGTGCCATGAATTTCACTACACGGGGGCGATCATGTATGcgagataaaaaaatataaaaaaaacgtGCATAACAACGtgaatacattaaaactcaaaaaagaactaaaataaCAACACTCCATGCTTAGTTatgtttttcataaatttacATACTGCCAAACCAGTAACGACTTACGTCAGCCTAAGTAgtaaaacgacaccaaaattaTGAGATGGAGAGAGTACCACCTAGTAGTTCACTCAtgtcatccttttttttttaccgagCCGAGTCTCGAACTGCTCGTGAGCGGCtctgttcgtttgcagccctaaccaCAGGCTAAAGTGCACTTTTTACTTACAAATTTTCTACAAGTTTATCCTATGCACCATTTGTTATGCCAAAACAAGATGATTTTGGCAAGGAAGGTCGCTGTGGAGCAAAACacttttatatgttttttttttttggctcctGACATTTTAACTGCCCATTGATTGTTTTATGATAACTTGGGGTGATAATATACCCAACTTGTAAAGTATATAGACAGCTACACatatttagttttggaataaaCAAAGTGTGATGTTCGTTAAAAGTACTACCTCCAATCCAccgtcccaaaataaatattcggtccgcaaaacgaaaacataaaaataatatgttatCTACAATaaagaattttaacttttttcataaattaaacacAACTCAAGGATATCTAAtaaattgttgaattcttttttttgtattatttataagttctcgttttgcggatcgaacatttattttgggacgaagggagtatctTGTTGATAGACATATCATATAAGAAAATTCCACCAAGTGGGCAGTGAAAATTGTCTCTTAAAATTAGTTGAAATGCATGTAAACTGACCCAAACACGCATGAGTTATCGAATTAAGAACACATGGTGT
Coding sequences:
- the LOC131322565 gene encoding protein trichome birefringence-like 41, with amino-acid sequence MGHGFRIFCYFAYFLFQFVVSHFELSSCVILVEQLNKARRPGAQLARSNGCELFQGNWVYDDTYPLYNSSTCPFIEQQFDCQGNGRPDKLYLKYRWKPTACELPRFHGQEFLRRFNGKKIMFVGDSLSLNQWESLKCMLHDAVPKSNFFVGRKEGVSTFTLTEYNVSVILSRNAFLVDLVEEKIGRVLKLDSITNGDSWKGVDMLIFNTWHWWLHKGSKQPWDYIEEGNTTYKDMDRLVAFKKGLTTWTNWVDSNINPSTTKVFFQGISPTHYDGKEWNQSKSTCEGQNQPLSGPSYPGGRPAAAAVVKEVLGKMSSPVTLLDVTTLSQLRKDGHPSVYGSGGEKGNDCSHWCLGGVPDTWNQLLYAILVPSTGVRKNPS